Proteins encoded by one window of Aspergillus chevalieri M1 DNA, chromosome 6, nearly complete sequence:
- the ANP1 gene encoding ANP1/MMN9/VAN1 family protein (CAZy:GT62;~COG:G;~EggNog:ENOG410PHYH;~InterPro:IPR029044;~PFAM:PF03452;~TransMembrane:1 (i41-59o)), which translates to MDRHKALMSGYPAYPRGQSSYRFQPRPQTALRRRRQLINRLILLGGVSLFISILIFPSWRAAILPTLTVGLLSSGEDLQLQTVRHYDLSAVQGSGSGWEHGERVLLCTPLRDATAHLPMFFSHLRNLTYPHNLVDLAFLVSDSKDGTLGMLSEMLEEMQTDPDPGMTFGEISVIQKDFGQQVTQDFESRHGFAAQAGRRKRMGQARNWLLTATLRPTHSWVYWRDADVETAPATIIEDLMRHDKDVIVPNVWRPLPDWLGGEQPYDLNSWQESETALALAESLDEDAVIVEGYAEYATWRPHLAYLRDPFGDSEMEMDLDGIGGVSILAKAKVFRAGVHFPAFSFERHAETEAFGKMARRMGFSVVGLPHYTIWHLYEPSVDDLKHMEELAHEQEQREKEEKEEARQNERVNSLFQDPKSQWEVDGAVIHDAVMKEQKQDPKNVEAQKGSGEGPAASPVKESSGAERQ; encoded by the exons ATGGACAGGCACAAGGCCTTGATGAGCGGCTACCCAGCCTACCCCCGCGGCCAGAGCAGTTACCG ATTCCAACCACGTCCACAAACAGCCctgcgacgacgaagacagCTAATCAACCGACTGATCCTCCTCGGCGGCGTCTCCCTGTTCATATCCATCCTCATCTTTCCCTCATGGCGAGCCGCGATCCTCCCCACGTTAACCGTGGgcctcctctcctccggcGAAGACTTGCAGCTCCAGACCGTTCGACATTATGATCTTTCTGCGGTGCAGGGATCAGGAAGTGGTTGGGAGCATGGGGAGCGGGTGTTGTTGTGCACGCCACTCAGAGATGCGACTGCGCACTTGCCCATGTTCTTTTCGCATCTGCGAAACCTCACCTACCCGCATAACCTCGTCGACCTAGCATTCCTGGTTTCAGATTCGAAAGACGGGACACTTGGTATGTTGTCGGAGATGTTGGAGGAGATGCAGACGGATCCGGATCCAGGGATGACGTTTGGTGAAATCTCGGTGATTCAGAAGGATTTCGGACAGCAGGTGACGCAGGATTTTGAGAGTCGGCATGGTTTTGCTGCGCAGGCTGGGCGGAGAAAGAGGATGGGGCAGGCGAGGAATTGGCTGTTGACGGCTACTTTGCGGCCGACGCATAGCTGGGTTTATTGGAGGGACGCGGATGTGGAGACTGCGCCGGCTACTATCATTGAGGATCTTATGAGACATGATAAGGATGTTATCGTTCCTA ATGTTTGGCGACCCCTGCCTGACTGGTTGGGCGGAGAGCAGCCGTATGATTTGAACTCCTGGCAGGAGTCTGAGACGGCGCTGGCTCTTGCTGAGTCATTAGATGAGGATGCAGTCATTGTGGAGGGATATGCCGAGTATGCCACATGGCGGCCTCACCTCGCCTATCTGCGTGATCCATTTGGTGATTCTGAAATGGAGATGGATCTTGATGGTATTGGCGGTGTCAGTATCCTGGCCAAGGCGAAGGTATTCCGCGCGGGTGTCCATTTCCCTGCCTTCAGTTTCGAGAGACATGCCGAGACGGAAGCATTTGGAAAG ATGGCCCGCCGCATGGGCTTTTCAGTCGTTGGACTCCCTCACTACACAATCTGGCATCTGTACGAACCAAGCGTCGACGACCTTAAGCACATGGAAGAATTGGCCCACGAGCAAGAACAGCgcgagaaagaagaaaaagaagaggctAGACAGAACGAGCGCGTGAACTCTTTATTCCAGGACCCCAAGTCGCAGTGGGAGGTTGACGGCGCAGTTATCCACGATGCCGTAATGAAGGAGCAGAAGCAAGACCCGAAGAACGTTGAAGCTCAGAAGGGTTCTGGAGAGGGTCCTGCTGCTAGTCCGGTGAAAGAGAgctctggtgctgaaaggcaGTGA
- a CDS encoding putative sister chromatid cohesion protein Dcc1 (COG:D;~EggNog:ENOG410PSDP;~InterPro:IPR019128;~PFAM:PF09724;~go_component: GO:0031390 - Ctf18 RFC-like complex [Evidence IEA];~go_process: GO:0007064 - mitotic sister chromatid cohesion [Evidence IEA]) — MSTQAARSIPFTHTTPQQGFRLLELSPELMELISSNEAPTLELKSLPPSQSQTESQSEPDEARDYVHLCTPNKTYQVRQVQSSNSLHILRPSTNAAIEENKNEVDNNGDDDMDMELAMNTETVTSIAKCGSTLELYMPKEGFSAIPFLVKKLRFYSGGQDRADVDVDMVDGDEGECARITMNALFADIPVSKAQCEQGWIELCAFVLRSNVNTNTPSANCWRPSAKVKVDVWKRVVEGAVLQGINLEKQFLLNDLWKSVLDDNGEEPFPAGLFEAVVRRVCEDSTASGEVMQWTNIEKPRCIQWIGETYLEAKAPTATSALGRSEFLNAWKDHLPESWRSEVTFSKLPEGSYKFPDPTSICYVKEGDRQKVKKNLSTDASAATTAKKSRNWHELFRNQRRR; from the exons ATGTCTACCCAAGCAGCCCGAAGCATCCCCTTCACACACACCACTCCCCAGCAAGGCTTCAGACTGCTCGAACTGTCCCCGGAACTAATGGAGCTGATCTCCTCGAATGAAGCGCCCAC ACTCGAACTAAAATCCCTCCCTCCCTCACAATCGCAAACTGAATCCCAATCCGAGCCCGACGAAGCCCGCGACTACGTCCACCTCTGCACACCCAATAAAACCTACCAAGTCCGACAAGTCCAGTCTTCGAATTCACTACATATCCTCCGACCAAGTACCAATGCTGCTATCGAGGAAAACAAGAACGAGGTTGATAATAATGGCGACGATGATATGGACATGGAACTGGCCATGAACACCGAGACCGTGACGTCCATTGCGAAATGCGGCTCGACGCTGGAACTATATATGCCGAAGGAAGGGTTCTCTGCGATCCCCTTTTTGGTCAAAAAACTGAGGTTCTATTCGGGGGGTCAGGATAGGgcggatgtggatgtggatatggttgatggtgatgagggCGAGTGTGCGAGAATTACGATGAATGCGCTTTTCGCGGATATCCCCGTCTCCAAGGCACAATGTGAACAAGGTTGGATAGAGCTTTGTGCGTTCGTCCTTCGCTCCAATGTCAACACCAATACACCCAGTGCCAATTGCTGGCGGCCTTCTGCGAAAGTCAAGGTTGATGTCTGGAAGAGAGTCGTGGAGGGCGCGGTGTTGCAGGGGATCAACCTGGAGAAACAATTCTTGTTGAATGATCTATGGAAGTCGGTCCTCGATGATAACGGCGAGGAACCGTTCCCGGCGGGTTTGTTCGAGGCGGTTGTGAGGAGGGTTTGTGAGGATTCTACTGCTTCTGGGGAGGTTATGCAAT GGACTAATATTGAGAAACCCCGTTGTATACAATGGATCGGCGAGACGTATCTAGAAGCCAAAGCGCCCACTGCAACGTCTGCACTCGGACGCAGCGAGTTTCTCAACGCGTGGAAAGATCATCTTCCTGAGTCGTGGAGGAGTGAGGTTACATTTTCCAAGTTGCCT GAGGGATCGTACAAATTTCCTGATCCGACGTCGATTTGCTATGTGAAAGAAGGTGATCGACAAAAGGTGAAGAAGAACCTATCGACAGATGCCAGTGCTGCTACTACGGCCAAGAAATCGAGGAACTGGCATGAACTGTTCAGAAACCAGCGACGGCGTTAA
- a CDS encoding uncharacterized protein (COG:S;~EggNog:ENOG410PJ7F;~InterPro:IPR000182,IPR016181;~go_function: GO:0008080 - N-acetyltransferase activity [Evidence IEA]) encodes MVFAADVSYPPNPIPSNIITNGTDSPTITDGTTSTAADANTITNTTPLPPGDSPSLILAPATPTERITVLKLNSAVWKGPLEVSAYIAREDHLKQQQLTGNRLTCWILVDRTQEPDHRTIFASCESFKKSAVVAYGGKVEETATHGVGSVYCRPEFRGMGYAKRMMEELAIELETWQIDKVKDGREKALFTVLWSDIGKEFYKQFGWEPFDSAHIELVPINEREFKRELPGVDLPWIRDLTAEEINGAMCSKEVVKKEREFLRAASLKSPGAKVAVNPDFEHFTWHWAREEFYAERLCPEKAAPVIKGVGHDGAGVYCAWNRNFGETPEENTLFILRWVYDEPTTPAQTEATIEAMAAVLRRAQREAHEWGMARVEFWNPAPLMQKAVSLLDPTAEVIHREKSSIASLRWIGGEQGLGDDVEWFWNEKYAWC; translated from the coding sequence ATGGTCTTCGCCGCTGACGTTTCCTACCCCCCGAACCCCATCCCCTCAAACATCATAACAAACGGCACAGACTCGCCCACGATAACCGATGGCACTACCAGCACAGCCGCAGACGCAAACACAATCACAAACAcaacccccctccccccaGGCGACTCCCCCTCCCTCATCCTAGCCCCCGCAACCCCCACCGAACGCATCACGGTCCTCAAACTCAACAGCGCAGTCTGGAAAGGCCCCCTGGAAGTCTCCGCATATATCGCCCGCGAAGACCAcctcaagcagcagcaactcACAGGAAACCGCCTCACATGCTGGATCCTGGTCGACCGCACGCAGGAACCCGACCACCGCACGATCTTCGCCTCGTGCGAGTCGTTTAAGAAAAGCGCTGTTGTGGCGTATGGCGGGAAGGTGGAGGAGACGGCGACGCATGGGGTGGGCAGTGTTTATTGTCGGCCCGAGTTTCGGGGGATGGGGTATgcgaagaggatgatggaggAGTTGGCGATTGAGCTGGAGACGTGGCAGATTGATAAGGTGAAAGATGGGAGAGAGAAGGCGTTGTTTACGGTGCTGTGGTCAGATATTGGGAAGGAGTTTTATAAGCAATTTGGGTGGGAGCCGTTTGACTCGGCGCATATTGAGTTGGTGCCCATTAATGAGAGGGAGTTTAAGCGCGAGTTGCCGGGGGTGGATTTGCCGTGGATCAGGGATCTGACGGCGGAGGAAATCAATGGTGCTATGTGCAGCAAGGAGGTGGTGAAGAAAGAGCGGGAGTTCCTGCGTGCTGCGTCTCTCAAATCCCCCGGTGCAAAGGTCGCTGTCAACCCTGACTTTGAGCATTTCACGTGGCATTGGGCCCGTGAGGAGTTTTATGCCGAACGACTCTGCCCGGAAAAGGCCGCTCCGGTAATAAAAGGCGTCGGCCACGATGGCGCTGGTGTGTATTGCGCCTGGAACCGAAACTTTGGCGAAACGCCCGAGGAAAACACCCTGTTCATTTTGCGGTGGGTTTACGATGAGCCCACGACCCCGGCGCAGACGGAGGCCACTATCGAAGCCATGGCGGCCGTCCTACGACGTGCTCAGCGCGAGGCGCATGAGTGGGGCATGGCAAGGGTTGAGTTCTGGAATCCGGCTCCGTTAATGCAAAAGGCTGTTTCCTTGTTAGATCCAACTGCTGAGGTTATTCATCGCGAGAAGAGCAGTATCGCTAGTTTGAGATGGATCGGTGGTGAACAGGGATTGGGCGATGATGTCGAGTGGTTCTGGAATGAGAAGTATGCTTGGTGTTGA
- a CDS encoding putative mitotic spindle checkpoint protein (Mad2B) (COG:D;~EggNog:ENOG410PQU7;~InterPro:IPR036570,IPR003511;~PFAM:PF02301), with protein MAMPIASESTTINSVTTTMTTFSTPVTAPRSMPNNQSALAASFTNFLTVSIHQILFLRSVYPRATFLPVRAYNYPVRQSRHPKVCDYINEASIAVGTEILKGTITAVSIIISSLRTNQPLERYAFDLSGFPRVPTGEVNTTFEDREEDSSKPSTPVSDRGAPSPPTPDLEAQFRACLARLASACARLTPLPRDDEFSFTVCIEVREDALPPAGTTKEEQTWIVAEPGKVHLRSCTAPYSVSKLRNGEPQQPPPRVSNGRAKTVPVRRVEAGELRLELWVEEARQKFNEPVDSEHPP; from the coding sequence ATGGCAATGCCGATTGCCAGTGAGAGCACTACCATCAACTCCGTTACTACCACCATGACAACATTTTCTACTCCGGTCACCGCACCCAGATCGATGCCCAACAACCAATCTGCGTTGGCGGCATCTTTTACGAATTTCCTCACCGTTTCTATCCATcagatccttttcctccgaTCGGTTTATCCGCGAGCTACCTTTTTACCTGTTCGGGCCTACAACTATCCGGTTCGGCAATCCCGCCATCCCAAAGTCTGTGACTATATCAATGAAGCCTCCATCGCGGTCGGCACCGAGATCTTAAAGGGTACCATCACCGCTGTCAGTATCATTATCTCCTCCCTCCGCACAAATCAACCTCTGGAACGATATGCCTTTGATCTCTCGGGGTTCCCCCGTGTTCCCACCGGTGAGGTGAACACCACATTTGAGGACAGAGAAGAGGACTCTTCCAAACCCAGTACCCCCGTTTCCGATCGGGGTGCTCCTTCGCCTCCTACACCCGATCTCGAGGCTCAGTTTCGTGCCTGTCTCGCCCGGCTGGCTTCCGCCTGCGCGCGGTTGACCCCTCTGCCCCGAGATGATGAGTTCAGTTTTACTGTCTGCATCGAAGTTCGAGAAGATGCTCTTCCTCCCGCGGGAACcaccaaagaagaacagaCATGGATTGTCGCTGAGCCGGGCAAGGTCCACCTCCGCTCTTGCACGGCCCCCTATTCCGTCTCCAAGTTGAGAAATGGCGAGCCACAACAGCCGCCTCCCCGAGTGTCCAATGGCCGTGCCAAAACAGTGCCGGTACGACGTGTCGAAGCCGGTGAGCTTCGTCTGGAATTATGGGTGGAAGAGGCACGACAGAAATTTAATGAACCGGTGGATTCAGAACATCCGCCATGA